A window of Formosa sp. Hel1_31_208 contains these coding sequences:
- a CDS encoding L-histidine N(alpha)-methyltransferase, with product MNHTFANDVLEGLSAENKQLSSKYFYDDNGSRIFQEIMNMPEYYLTNAEFEILSLQSKQIYKALQFNTPFNIVELGAGDGFKTYKLLEFLIRNKVDFNYVPIDISQEAMDILTKRLNERLPSLNVKPKVGDYFEILKQNKQSDYPSLLLFLGGNIGNYQEEKAIELLNLFHDNMKLGDKLLTGFDIKKNPIIIHNAYSDKFGITKRFNLNLLLRINKELNANFKLDDFDFYCHYNPITGDVKSYLVSLRQQTVEIKALRKCIHFDYNELIWTELSKKYSLDDIQNMAEASNFNLVTNFLDCKHYFTDSLWEKLV from the coding sequence ATGAATCATACATTTGCAAATGATGTTTTAGAAGGCCTATCGGCTGAGAATAAACAGTTGTCTTCAAAATATTTTTATGACGATAATGGGAGCCGCATATTTCAAGAAATTATGAATATGCCAGAATACTATTTAACAAATGCCGAGTTTGAAATTCTCTCGTTACAATCAAAACAGATTTATAAAGCGCTTCAATTTAACACACCGTTTAATATTGTCGAGTTAGGTGCAGGAGATGGTTTTAAAACCTATAAATTATTAGAGTTTTTAATTCGTAATAAGGTCGATTTTAATTATGTACCCATCGATATTTCTCAGGAAGCTATGGACATATTGACCAAGCGGCTAAATGAACGACTTCCTAGTTTGAATGTTAAACCTAAAGTTGGTGATTACTTTGAGATATTAAAACAAAATAAGCAAAGTGATTATCCAAGTTTACTCTTGTTTCTTGGTGGAAATATCGGCAATTATCAAGAAGAAAAAGCAATAGAATTATTAAACCTATTTCATGACAATATGAAGCTTGGCGATAAGCTGCTCACAGGTTTTGATATAAAGAAGAATCCAATCATCATTCATAATGCCTATTCTGACAAATTTGGTATTACAAAACGATTTAATTTAAACCTCTTACTTAGAATCAATAAGGAACTAAATGCGAATTTTAAATTGGATGATTTTGATTTTTATTGTCATTATAATCCAATTACAGGGGATGTTAAAAGTTATTTGGTGAGTTTGCGTCAGCAAACTGTAGAAATTAAAGCATTACGTAAATGTATTCACTTTGATTATAATGAATTGATATGGACAGAGCTGTCAAAGAAATACAGTCTTGACGACATTCAAAATATGGCAGAAGCTTCAAATTTTAATCTGGTTACAAATTTTTTAGATTGTAAACACTACTTCACAGATAGTCTGTGGGAAAAATTAGTCTAA
- a CDS encoding metallophosphoesterase, which yields MKNTNRFVVIFILSLFCNACATYQPQYKNENTSVSFPNKEIQHSFYLIGDAGNYEIGASAEVLNAFRTELNAASKHSTAIFLGDNIYPIGFPDKDHKNRESAERYIKAQTDVAKDFKGRTVFIPGNHDWYSGVKGLKRQEKFVENALGKNTFLPENGCPLEKIDISEDIVMLILDSEWYLTNWDNHPTINDDCEIKTRAKFFDEFESEIKKARGKTTIVALHHPVFTNGSHGGQYSFGSHMKPIPVLGTIKNIIRKTGGVTTVDTQNSLYNQFRERIITLSQENDKTIFVSGHDHNLQYIVQDNLPQIVSGSGSKVSATRNVGGGQFSYGTNGFAILDVFKDGSSFVRFIKAPENETVFQTPVISPDKKVASRNYDDNVVKQTKASIYSEEETTKGSAYRVLWGERYREDFSRKVTAPTVNLDTLFGGLTPIRKGGGHQSKSVRLVDKEGREYVMRALRKNAIQYLQAVAFKDQYIEGQFDNTYTQGLLLDVFTGSHPYAPFTIATLSDAVGIYHTNPVLYYVPKQKALGDYNNEFGDGLYMIEERAGDGHGDNASFGFSNELISTDDLLKELQEDEDIILDEAAYVRARLFDMLIGDWDRHEDQWRWAKFDKDGKTMYRPVPRDRDQAFSIMADGALLGVASTLIPSLRLMKSYDEELKSPKWFNLAPYPLDMALINESNREVWNIQVQHIVDNLTDEIIDEAFTYFPSEVNQETIETIKRKLQGRRSNLQKISDDYYNHINRFGLIKGTDKDDWFDILRLPNGETKVTAYRIKKGKKADVFHERSYTCEDTKEIWIYGLDDDDVFHVSGEGNKLIKLRLIGGQNKDVYDIQNGKKVNIYDYKSKESEFLTTKGHVKLTDDYETNVYDYKKLKNSSNQFIPTIGANPDDGLKIGFANTYTNYGFERNPFTSQHTISGAYYFATQGFDLGYKGEFAHVIGRMNLGIRAHFTSPNYAINFFGFGNETQNPEADEADGLDVDLDYNRVKLRNLTFSPSLIWRGRLGASFEVGLIYESIEVEETEGRFINLFIGENLDVNDDFYGIDAKYQYENSDNKAFPTLGMRVALQAGYKNNVSSSNGFGYIIPELGFDYKLVSSGQLVLATKLKGQFNIGDEFEFYQGANLGANEGLRGYRNERFTGKSAFVQSTDLRLNLRKIKTGILPLQIGFYGGADYGRVWVDGEDSDRWNNSFGGGIFANAADMITANISAFNSDDGIRLAFKLGFGF from the coding sequence ATGAAAAATACCAACCGCTTCGTAGTCATTTTTATATTGAGTCTTTTTTGTAATGCTTGTGCAACCTATCAACCGCAATATAAAAATGAGAATACGTCCGTATCATTTCCTAATAAAGAAATTCAACATTCGTTTTATTTAATTGGTGATGCCGGAAACTATGAAATCGGAGCGTCAGCCGAAGTTTTAAATGCGTTTAGAACAGAATTGAATGCCGCTTCTAAACATAGTACAGCTATATTTTTAGGTGATAATATTTATCCTATTGGCTTTCCAGATAAGGATCATAAAAATAGAGAATCAGCTGAAAGGTATATCAAAGCGCAAACGGATGTCGCTAAAGATTTTAAAGGGCGAACTGTGTTTATTCCGGGAAATCATGATTGGTATTCTGGTGTTAAAGGATTGAAACGGCAAGAAAAATTTGTAGAGAATGCCTTAGGAAAAAATACCTTTTTACCTGAAAATGGATGTCCATTAGAAAAGATAGACATATCCGAAGACATTGTGATGCTTATTTTAGATTCTGAATGGTATTTAACCAATTGGGATAATCACCCCACTATCAATGATGATTGTGAAATTAAAACACGCGCTAAGTTTTTTGATGAGTTTGAAAGTGAGATAAAAAAAGCGCGAGGTAAAACAACTATCGTTGCCTTACATCACCCAGTTTTCACCAACGGCTCTCATGGCGGACAATATTCGTTTGGTAGTCATATGAAACCAATTCCAGTTTTAGGAACCATAAAAAATATTATACGAAAAACGGGCGGAGTTACAACAGTTGACACACAGAATAGTCTATATAATCAGTTTAGAGAACGTATTATCACGCTGTCACAAGAAAATGATAAAACGATATTCGTCTCAGGTCATGACCATAATTTGCAATACATTGTTCAAGATAATTTACCTCAAATTGTAAGCGGATCGGGTTCGAAAGTTTCAGCAACTAGAAATGTTGGAGGTGGACAATTTTCATATGGAACAAATGGATTTGCCATACTTGATGTGTTTAAAGATGGTTCTTCATTTGTGCGTTTCATAAAGGCGCCTGAGAATGAAACTGTATTTCAAACACCGGTAATATCTCCAGATAAAAAAGTCGCAAGTCGTAATTACGATGATAATGTAGTCAAACAAACTAAAGCTTCAATATACTCTGAAGAAGAAACAACAAAAGGCAGTGCTTACAGAGTACTTTGGGGAGAGCGCTATCGTGAAGATTTTAGTAGAAAAGTAACTGCTCCAACGGTAAATTTAGACACCTTGTTTGGCGGGCTAACTCCGATTCGAAAAGGTGGTGGACACCAATCGAAATCTGTTCGACTGGTGGATAAAGAAGGACGAGAATATGTCATGAGAGCACTGCGAAAAAATGCCATACAATATTTACAAGCTGTGGCTTTTAAAGACCAATATATTGAAGGGCAATTTGATAATACCTATACTCAAGGGCTCCTGTTAGATGTCTTTACGGGTTCTCATCCTTATGCACCATTTACGATTGCAACCTTATCAGATGCTGTAGGGATATATCATACTAATCCTGTATTGTATTATGTTCCTAAACAAAAAGCTTTAGGTGACTATAATAATGAGTTTGGTGACGGGTTATACATGATTGAAGAACGAGCGGGAGATGGTCATGGAGATAATGCTAGTTTTGGGTTTTCTAATGAGTTGATTAGTACTGACGATCTATTAAAAGAACTGCAAGAAGACGAAGATATAATACTTGACGAAGCAGCTTATGTTAGAGCACGTTTGTTTGATATGCTTATAGGTGATTGGGATCGTCATGAAGATCAATGGCGATGGGCAAAATTTGACAAAGACGGAAAGACGATGTATCGTCCTGTGCCAAGAGATCGCGACCAAGCCTTTTCAATTATGGCAGATGGGGCCTTGCTAGGTGTTGCATCAACCTTAATTCCATCATTGCGTTTAATGAAAAGTTATGATGAAGAACTAAAAAGTCCAAAATGGTTTAATTTAGCACCTTACCCATTAGATATGGCTTTAATTAACGAGTCAAATCGGGAGGTTTGGAATATCCAAGTACAGCATATTGTTGACAACCTTACAGATGAGATTATTGATGAAGCATTTACTTATTTCCCTTCGGAAGTTAATCAGGAAACCATTGAAACTATTAAACGAAAACTGCAAGGAAGACGCTCAAACCTTCAAAAGATATCTGATGATTACTACAATCATATTAATAGGTTTGGATTAATAAAAGGAACTGATAAAGATGATTGGTTTGATATTCTGCGACTACCAAATGGGGAAACGAAAGTGACAGCTTATAGAATTAAAAAAGGTAAAAAAGCAGATGTTTTTCATGAACGCAGTTATACGTGTGAAGACACAAAAGAAATCTGGATTTATGGTTTAGATGACGACGATGTATTTCATGTCTCTGGAGAAGGAAATAAACTTATTAAATTAAGATTAATTGGTGGTCAAAATAAAGATGTCTATGACATTCAGAACGGTAAGAAAGTAAACATCTATGATTATAAATCAAAAGAAAGTGAGTTTTTAACAACTAAAGGTCATGTGAAGCTAACTGATGACTATGAAACCAATGTTTATGACTACAAAAAATTAAAAAATAGTAGTAATCAATTTATTCCAACCATTGGCGCTAATCCAGATGACGGACTTAAAATAGGATTCGCAAATACATATACTAATTATGGATTTGAACGTAATCCATTTACCTCGCAACATACGATTTCAGGAGCATATTATTTCGCTACTCAAGGATTTGACCTTGGATATAAAGGTGAATTCGCCCATGTTATTGGACGTATGAATTTAGGTATTAGAGCTCATTTTACAAGTCCAAATTATGCGATTAACTTTTTTGGTTTTGGAAATGAAACCCAAAATCCAGAAGCCGATGAGGCTGACGGATTAGATGTAGATTTAGATTATAATCGTGTTAAGTTGAGAAACTTAACATTTTCACCCTCTTTAATTTGGAGAGGTCGTCTAGGAGCGAGCTTTGAAGTTGGATTAATATATGAGTCTATAGAAGTTGAAGAAACAGAAGGACGATTCATCAATTTATTTATAGGAGAGAATTTAGATGTCAATGATGATTTTTACGGTATAGATGCTAAATATCAATATGAGAATTCTGATAATAAAGCATTTCCAACATTAGGAATGAGGGTCGCTTTACAGGCAGGTTATAAAAATAATGTTAGTTCGTCTAATGGGTTTGGTTATATCATTCCAGAACTAGGATTTGATTATAAATTAGTATCAAGCGGACAGTTAGTTTTGGCAACTAAATTAAAAGGGCAATTTAATATTGGAGATGAGTTTGAATTTTATCAAGGCGCAAATCTTGGAGCAAATGAAGGGCTTCGAGGTTATAGAAATGAGCGGTTTACAGGAAAAAGTGCTTTTGTGCAAAGTACAGATTTGCGTTTAAATTTACGAAAAATAAAAACAGGTATTTTACCATTGCAAATTGGATTTTATGGTGGCGCCGATTATGGTCGAGTTTGGGTAGATGGTGAAGATTCTGACCGTTGGAATAACTCCTTTGGTGGTGGAATTTTTGCCAATGCTGCAGATATGATTACCGCAAATATTTCTGCATTTAATAGCGATGACGGTATACGACTAGCCTTTAAATTAGGGTTTGGATTTTAG
- a CDS encoding glycerophosphodiester phosphodiesterase family protein, producing MTAPLNIGHRGAKAHIAENTLASIKRALDLGVDGVEIDVHKCASGELVVFHDFTLDRMTNGSGEIAKHTWSQLQNLKIDEQFSIPSLTQVLDLINKKCLLNIELKGKDTATETCRLIADYVRRKDWHENQFLISSFQHQELEQVCQLNTNLRLGVLTKASVTDALVVAKRVNAYAIHPNVALLSKANVKLAKEKGYKVITWTVNDDETIERMRLYGVDGIISDYPDKLKGINIFTK from the coding sequence ATGACAGCACCACTTAATATAGGGCATCGCGGAGCTAAAGCTCATATAGCAGAAAATACCTTAGCATCTATTAAAAGAGCATTAGATTTAGGTGTTGATGGGGTAGAAATAGATGTGCATAAGTGTGCCTCGGGCGAATTAGTCGTCTTTCATGATTTTACGCTTGACCGTATGACCAATGGCAGTGGAGAAATTGCGAAACATACATGGAGCCAACTGCAAAACCTTAAAATTGATGAGCAGTTTTCAATACCATCACTCACTCAGGTTTTAGATCTTATTAATAAGAAATGTCTGCTCAATATTGAACTTAAAGGAAAGGATACAGCTACGGAAACTTGCCGATTAATAGCAGACTATGTTAGACGTAAAGACTGGCATGAAAATCAGTTTTTAATCTCCAGCTTTCAACATCAGGAATTAGAACAGGTATGTCAACTGAATACAAACTTACGCTTGGGAGTCTTAACGAAAGCCAGTGTTACTGATGCCTTAGTTGTTGCAAAAAGAGTTAATGCTTATGCCATACATCCAAATGTTGCGTTGCTCTCAAAAGCAAATGTAAAACTTGCAAAAGAAAAAGGTTATAAAGTTATTACATGGACTGTTAATGACGATGAAACCATTGAACGTATGCGACTTTATGGTGTTGATGGGATTATTTCTGATTATCCCGATAAACTAAAAGGGATTAATATATTTACTAAATGA
- a CDS encoding NAD(P)/FAD-dependent oxidoreductase — MSNYDVIIVGGGAAGFFAAINIAEQNSHLKVAILERGNSGLQKVKISGGGRCNVTHAEFIPSELVRNYPRGEKELLGPFHQFMTGDTIEWFENKGIALKIEEDGRMFPVSDSSQTIIDCFLNEAQKYKVEVLYNHSVKSIKHVNDMWQLDTNQGGFASEKLLIATGSNPKIWRLIESLGHTISKAVPSLFTFDIQDERIKDIPGVVALDVDVKVVDSDLWSEGPLLITHVGMSAPAILKLSAFGAIELAKRDYNFDIEINFVKQSYEECIEQLKQLKHNLAKKTVLKSAQFELPKRLWRKLVLASNMTNETRWADLSKSQTEQLASQLTKAVFKVTGKSTFKEEFVTAGGIDLKEVNFKTFESKLHKNLYFAGEILNIDAITGGFNFQNAWSGAYIAAKAITLSS; from the coding sequence ATGAGTAATTACGATGTTATCATAGTAGGAGGTGGAGCTGCAGGTTTTTTTGCGGCTATTAATATCGCAGAACAGAATTCGCATCTGAAAGTTGCTATTCTCGAGCGAGGAAATAGTGGGCTCCAAAAAGTAAAAATATCAGGAGGTGGACGATGCAACGTCACGCATGCAGAATTTATTCCTTCAGAATTAGTGCGCAACTATCCTAGAGGTGAAAAGGAATTGTTAGGACCATTTCATCAATTCATGACAGGAGATACGATTGAGTGGTTTGAAAACAAAGGGATTGCCTTAAAAATTGAAGAGGATGGCAGAATGTTTCCTGTCTCTGATAGCTCGCAAACCATTATCGATTGCTTTTTAAATGAAGCCCAGAAATATAAGGTTGAGGTATTATATAATCATTCGGTAAAATCTATTAAGCATGTAAATGATATGTGGCAACTAGATACGAATCAAGGTGGATTTGCATCTGAGAAATTATTAATCGCTACAGGTAGTAACCCAAAAATCTGGAGACTTATTGAAAGTTTAGGGCATACCATATCGAAGGCAGTACCATCGCTTTTTACTTTTGATATACAAGATGAACGCATAAAAGATATTCCAGGTGTTGTTGCTTTAGATGTTGATGTTAAAGTGGTTGATTCAGATTTGTGGAGCGAAGGACCACTTCTCATTACTCATGTAGGAATGAGTGCGCCAGCAATATTAAAATTGTCAGCTTTTGGTGCAATAGAATTGGCAAAACGTGATTACAACTTTGACATTGAGATTAACTTTGTAAAACAATCTTATGAAGAGTGTATAGAACAACTGAAACAACTCAAGCATAATTTGGCCAAGAAGACCGTTTTAAAGTCGGCTCAATTTGAACTGCCTAAACGCCTTTGGCGAAAGTTAGTATTAGCCTCAAACATGACCAACGAAACACGTTGGGCCGATTTGAGTAAATCACAAACAGAACAGTTAGCTTCACAGCTTACCAAAGCCGTTTTTAAAGTGACCGGTAAAAGCACATTTAAAGAGGAATTTGTAACGGCTGGAGGCATTGACCTTAAGGAGGTTAATTTTAAAACCTTCGAAAGTAAATTGCATAAGAACCTGTATTTTGCAGGAGAAATTTTAAATATTGACGCTATCACCGGAGGGTTTAACTTTCAGAATGCTTGGTCTGGAGCATATATTGCCGCAAAAGCCATAACATTAAGCTCATGA
- a CDS encoding DUF1697 domain-containing protein translates to MKTVIVLLRGINVGGHKKIPMAELRDLLALEGYQNVRTYIQSGNVVLESAEDSLTVIEDTVQKAIHSKFGFDVPVIAKTSKALQLIFDACPFSEEKKIKSYFTLLQSTPKKQDVIEATKKQYDGEEYVILNNCIYYYCEKGYGQAKFNMSLFERKLNTQATSRNYKTMLKLLAMSDENEKDH, encoded by the coding sequence ATGAAAACAGTTATTGTATTGCTTAGAGGTATAAATGTTGGAGGTCATAAAAAAATCCCTATGGCAGAATTAAGAGACCTATTGGCTTTAGAAGGTTATCAAAATGTTAGAACCTATATTCAAAGTGGTAATGTTGTATTAGAATCGGCTGAAGACAGTCTTACGGTCATTGAAGATACCGTTCAGAAAGCCATTCATTCAAAATTTGGATTTGACGTGCCAGTGATTGCTAAAACCAGTAAAGCGTTACAATTAATTTTTGATGCCTGTCCATTTTCTGAAGAGAAGAAAATCAAAAGCTATTTTACTTTGTTGCAGTCTACTCCTAAAAAGCAAGACGTGATAGAGGCAACTAAAAAACAGTATGATGGCGAAGAATATGTAATTCTTAATAATTGTATTTATTATTACTGCGAAAAGGGATATGGCCAAGCTAAATTCAATATGAGTTTATTTGAGAGAAAACTTAATACCCAAGCAACTTCAAGAAACTATAAAACTATGCTAAAATTGTTGGCAATGTCTGATGAAAATGAAAAAGACCATTAG
- a CDS encoding diphosphomevalonate/mevalonate 3,5-bisphosphate decarboxylase family protein has protein sequence MTEKSFILKPNTHTLENGSVTWSSPSNIALVKYWGKKQHQIPENPSISFTLDNCKTITNLTYASKDSRSGFSFDVFLDGEQKDSFKSKIETFFKRIEQYVPFLKDYHFIIKTSNTFPHSSGIASSASGMSALALCLMSIEKELSEDISEEFFKQKASFLARLGSGSACRSVEGDLIVWGSHKAIVGSSDLFGVKYPYNVHQNFKNYQDTILLVDKGEKQVSSTVGHNLMHNHPFATRRFEQAHKNMSQLMNVFENGDLDAFVNIVESEALTLHAMMMTSLPYFILMKPNTLEIINKIWSYRNTNNSKVCFTLDAGANVHVLYPENEKDSVLEFIKNELVVYCQNGQYICDQIGFGAKQLIDE, from the coding sequence ATGACTGAAAAATCGTTTATTCTTAAGCCCAATACACATACACTAGAGAATGGTAGTGTAACTTGGTCGTCACCAAGTAATATTGCACTAGTAAAATATTGGGGCAAAAAGCAGCATCAAATTCCAGAAAACCCATCTATAAGTTTTACACTAGACAATTGTAAAACAATAACAAATCTTACTTATGCTTCAAAGGACTCACGTTCAGGTTTTTCTTTTGATGTGTTTTTAGATGGTGAACAAAAAGACAGTTTTAAATCTAAAATTGAAACTTTCTTTAAACGAATAGAACAGTATGTGCCATTTTTGAAGGATTATCATTTTATAATTAAAACGTCAAACACATTTCCACATAGTTCAGGTATAGCCTCTTCGGCTTCAGGAATGAGTGCATTGGCATTGTGTTTAATGAGTATTGAAAAAGAACTTTCAGAAGACATTTCCGAAGAATTCTTCAAGCAAAAAGCGTCTTTTTTAGCGCGTTTAGGTTCTGGTAGTGCTTGCAGGAGTGTTGAAGGTGATCTTATAGTTTGGGGGTCTCACAAGGCGATTGTTGGCAGCTCTGATCTTTTTGGTGTGAAATATCCATACAATGTTCATCAGAATTTTAAAAACTATCAGGACACGATTTTGCTAGTAGATAAAGGGGAGAAGCAGGTGAGCAGTACAGTGGGTCATAATTTAATGCATAATCACCCATTTGCGACAAGACGCTTTGAGCAAGCACATAAGAACATGTCTCAGCTCATGAACGTTTTTGAAAATGGAGATTTGGATGCTTTTGTGAACATAGTTGAAAGCGAAGCCTTGACCTTACATGCTATGATGATGACCAGTTTGCCGTATTTTATTTTAATGAAACCAAATACACTTGAAATTATCAATAAAATTTGGTCTTACAGGAACACAAACAATTCAAAAGTTTGTTTTACCTTAGATGCAGGCGCTAACGTCCATGTATTATATCCAGAAAATGAAAAGGACAGCGTCCTTGAGTTTATTAAAAATGAATTGGTTGTATATTGTCAAAACGGACAGTATATTTGCGATCAAATAGGTTTTGGCGCAAAACAATTAATAGATGAGTAA
- a CDS encoding mevalonate kinase, whose amino-acid sequence MKGPLFYSKILLFGEYGIIKDSKGLSIPYNFYNGALKTDENPSQEAIKSNKSLIRFVSYLKDIDSKLVTFDIQSLTKDVSAGMYFDSSIPQGYGVGSSGALVAAIYDKYAENKITVLENLTREKLLKLKVIFSEMESFFHGKSSGLDPLNSYLSIPILINSQDHIEATGIPAQQTEGKGAVFLLDSGIIGETAPMVRIFMENMKQEGFRSMLKDQFIKHTDACVDDFLKGDVKSLFKNTKQLSKVVLNHFKPMIPQQFHELWKNGIDTNEYYLKLCGSGGGGYILGFTEDIETAKQALKDYKLEVVYNF is encoded by the coding sequence ATGAAAGGACCTCTTTTTTACTCTAAAATTTTACTCTTTGGTGAGTACGGTATCATCAAAGATTCTAAAGGGTTATCAATTCCCTACAATTTTTATAATGGAGCGCTGAAAACAGATGAGAATCCATCTCAAGAGGCGATTAAATCTAATAAAAGTTTAATACGGTTTGTATCTTATTTAAAAGATATTGATTCCAAATTGGTCACCTTTGATATTCAAAGTTTAACTAAAGATGTGTCGGCAGGAATGTATTTTGATTCGTCTATCCCGCAAGGTTATGGCGTTGGAAGTAGTGGTGCTTTGGTTGCTGCTATTTATGATAAATATGCAGAGAACAAGATTACAGTCTTAGAAAATTTAACTAGAGAAAAATTATTAAAACTTAAGGTGATTTTCTCTGAGATGGAATCATTCTTCCATGGTAAATCTTCAGGATTAGATCCATTAAATAGTTATTTAAGTATTCCAATTCTTATCAATTCTCAAGATCATATTGAGGCTACTGGAATTCCGGCGCAACAAACCGAGGGAAAAGGAGCTGTCTTCTTATTAGATTCAGGTATTATTGGAGAAACAGCACCTATGGTTCGTATTTTTATGGAGAATATGAAACAAGAAGGCTTTAGAAGTATGCTTAAAGATCAGTTCATTAAACATACCGACGCATGTGTTGACGACTTCTTAAAGGGAGATGTTAAATCCTTATTTAAAAACACAAAGCAATTGTCTAAAGTGGTATTAAATCATTTTAAACCAATGATTCCTCAGCAGTTTCATGAACTCTGGAAAAATGGTATTGACACCAATGAGTATTACCTCAAATTATGTGGTTCTGGAGGAGGAGGGTATATCTTAGGTTTTACCGAAGATATCGAAACCGCTAAACAGGCGCTTAAAGACTACAAATTGGAAGTGGTTTACAACTTCTAA
- a CDS encoding geranylgeranylglycerol-phosphate geranylgeranyltransferase: MLSRRQKHIMLKFFSMFSVVRGYNILIVVIAQYLTSIYILAYDKPLKAVIFDVNLLMLVLASAATIAGGYIINNFYDSEKDLINRPIKSKLDRLISQNTKLSFYFVLNFAAAIMASYVSFRAVIFFSAYIFGIWFYSHKLKKLPFVGNLTSAILTILPFFAIFLYYLNFEKVIFVHAVFLFLMISMRELTKDLENMTGDLLLDYKTIPVVYGEKASKVMLTVLIVLTSVPVYLLLNHFDLGYMYFFFYLSVILLLVFLILLWKSTTKTHYLILHNIIKFIIVAGVFSIVLINVNLVLNRM; encoded by the coding sequence ATGCTTTCCCGTAGACAAAAACACATTATGCTGAAATTTTTTAGCATGTTTTCTGTGGTGCGAGGGTATAATATTCTTATTGTTGTTATTGCTCAATATTTGACTTCTATCTATATATTAGCCTATGACAAGCCTCTAAAGGCTGTCATTTTTGATGTAAACCTACTCATGTTGGTACTCGCTTCTGCAGCAACGATTGCAGGTGGCTATATTATTAATAATTTTTATGATTCAGAAAAAGATCTCATCAATCGTCCAATCAAATCCAAGCTTGATCGTTTAATAAGTCAAAACACGAAATTGTCTTTCTATTTCGTACTTAATTTTGCGGCAGCAATAATGGCAAGTTATGTGTCATTTAGGGCCGTCATATTTTTTTCTGCCTATATCTTTGGAATTTGGTTTTATTCTCACAAGCTGAAAAAACTTCCATTTGTTGGTAATCTGACTTCGGCAATTCTTACTATTTTACCTTTCTTCGCCATTTTTCTCTATTACCTAAATTTTGAAAAAGTCATTTTTGTTCATGCCGTCTTTTTATTTCTAATGATTTCTATGAGAGAACTCACTAAAGATCTAGAAAACATGACTGGTGATTTGTTACTGGATTATAAAACCATACCTGTAGTGTATGGTGAGAAAGCTTCAAAAGTAATGCTTACAGTGTTAATTGTTCTCACTAGTGTTCCTGTTTATCTCTTACTTAATCATTTTGATTTGGGATACATGTACTTTTTTTTCTACCTCTCTGTGATATTATTACTAGTGTTTCTAATTTTGTTATGGAAATCAACAACAAAGACACACTATTTGATATTGCATAACATTATAAAATTTATCATTGTAGCTGGCGTATTTAGTATCGTCTTAATTAATGTCAATCTTGTTTTAAATCGTATGTAA